The following coding sequences are from one Armatimonadota bacterium window:
- the nadB gene encoding L-aspartate oxidase, whose product MATTEKFDFVVIGSGLAGLSFALSVAEHGSVCILTKAEISDSNTQWAQGGIAAAVGESDTWSLHEQDTMIAGGNVNDHDAVRYLVQNAPAAIDWLVSLGARFDREHGELSLGREGGHSTHRIVKHADKTGWEVERTMVSAIRKHKNIHVYEKSFVTALLVEDGVCRGCQANVNGLGERVFAAKAVMLATGGCGRMYLHTTNPRVATGDGIGLASAVGAEIRDMEFMQFHPTTLYHPQMRSFLITEAVRGAGGTLRNHHGRRFMYDYDPRLELAPRDVVARAIDAEMKKRNTWCVYLDTTHLESELLEQEFPTIFEKLKTIGIEMDRDWIPVVPAQHYSCGGVCTDIHGQTTIPGLYAAGEVSRTGVHGANRLASNSLLEAMVFAKAASESAVNSTMEIASDLPTIPVKCISEADSIRIRTTLQHQMMKGAGIVRTTEGLQQTLSVVADLMQEYDACHEAPFSAHPLETKSLLIASRYVAEQALARKTNIGLHYNLDLPTESVPSTPVEAR is encoded by the coding sequence GTGGCAACAACTGAAAAGTTCGACTTCGTAGTCATCGGGAGCGGCTTGGCCGGCCTCAGCTTCGCTCTTTCGGTGGCCGAACACGGCTCCGTCTGCATCCTGACCAAAGCCGAAATCTCCGACTCCAATACCCAGTGGGCACAAGGTGGAATTGCAGCGGCGGTCGGCGAGTCCGACACGTGGTCTCTGCATGAGCAGGATACGATGATCGCGGGCGGCAACGTCAACGATCACGACGCGGTTCGTTACCTTGTGCAAAACGCTCCGGCGGCTATCGATTGGCTGGTGAGCTTGGGGGCGCGGTTTGATCGGGAACATGGAGAGTTGTCCTTGGGACGAGAGGGCGGGCATAGCACGCACCGAATCGTCAAGCATGCGGACAAGACCGGCTGGGAGGTCGAGCGGACGATGGTTTCGGCCATCCGCAAGCACAAGAACATCCATGTTTACGAGAAGTCGTTTGTGACGGCTTTGCTGGTCGAGGATGGCGTCTGTCGCGGCTGCCAAGCCAATGTGAATGGCCTTGGCGAGCGTGTGTTTGCCGCGAAGGCAGTGATGCTGGCGACCGGCGGCTGTGGGCGCATGTACCTCCACACGACGAATCCACGAGTTGCTACTGGGGACGGAATCGGATTGGCTTCGGCCGTGGGCGCCGAGATTCGGGATATGGAGTTTATGCAGTTCCACCCGACAACGCTATACCACCCTCAGATGCGGAGCTTCCTGATCACGGAGGCCGTGCGGGGGGCTGGAGGCACGCTTCGCAACCACCATGGTCGGCGGTTTATGTACGACTATGACCCGCGCTTGGAGTTGGCTCCCCGCGACGTGGTCGCGCGGGCCATCGACGCGGAGATGAAGAAGCGGAACACGTGGTGCGTTTACCTTGACACCACACACCTCGAATCTGAGCTTTTGGAGCAGGAGTTCCCCACGATTTTCGAGAAGTTGAAGACGATTGGAATCGAGATGGACCGCGACTGGATTCCGGTCGTTCCGGCCCAGCACTACTCGTGCGGGGGTGTGTGTACCGACATCCATGGCCAGACGACGATCCCCGGACTGTATGCGGCCGGCGAGGTCTCGAGGACGGGCGTTCACGGGGCGAACCGACTGGCGAGCAATTCGCTATTGGAGGCGATGGTGTTTGCCAAGGCGGCGTCTGAGTCGGCGGTGAACAGCACGATGGAGATCGCTTCGGACCTTCCGACGATTCCGGTGAAGTGCATTTCGGAAGCCGATTCGATTCGAATTCGGACGACCCTGCAGCACCAGATGATGAAAGGGGCGGGCATTGTGCGGACGACCGAGGGGCTTCAGCAAACGCTTTCGGTAGTGGCGGACCTGATGCAGGAATACGATGCCTGTCATGAAGCGCCATTCTCTGCACACCCGCTAGAGACGAAGAGCTTGTTGATCGCTTCGCGCTACGTGGCAGAGCAGGCCCTGGCCCGCAAGACGAATATTGGATTGCACTACAACTTGGACCTGCCTACAGAATCGGTTCCGAGTACTCCGGTGGAAGCGCGGTAA
- a CDS encoding cellulase family glycosylhydrolase — MVIVGLFGLWATAMSPIITPYQSREALSAKAIHASDRKTSEFEPVVMDLDLHGTYDNPFDPTDVSVKVKATDAEGKSMSVSGYFDMDCERRDEAGHEVVKKQGTGRWRAKLSFLAEGRYEVSASIHDRTGTAETKPIEIEVEKPTKSGFASVSTVDKRYFVTTGGKSFYPLGANVCWGGDGGTFNFDKWIPKYAEQGCNYFRIWLSPHWTTFGVEQPGLAKDGKGLGQFSLENLWKIDHVLALARKYDMKVKLCIDSYNMLRDRDGYPSWEDGVFNIANGGVLHSPAEFWQSPEMDRFYVQKLQYLVARYAADPTVFSWELWNEIDISRDMPLDLAKDWHQRMARELHKIDPYHHLVTTSFGNSMGVKDIDLLSDIDYIQTHNYNSPDVVSQVAIQQSRKGNWGKPHYVGEIGADSGGPRIDDDPEGLQIHDPLWISVCMGSSGAAQPWWWDNLIEPKDLYPLFGSVAKFIKGIEWDKEAFRQTQPNFYWKVRPNPLPRKDVMIQGGPMNWEPSPYNKPRVVRISPTEVAGQMPVSALLHGTGNHADCHNPITFACDLDRETTFDVIVTSVSGYGGAKLKIDLDGSTYLTRDFADPDGSAKGDTLHQYDGLYTVTIPAGKHNVVVDNQGQDWLTANYRFRALNPNPVPPLASWAAVGNDVILAWARVEDRTWTKVCVQKEKVAPAPPSIMTLDGLASGDWKVTLWDTWKGEPISQIDTKVGLNGKLKVELPTIETDLAVKAVKMKS; from the coding sequence ATGGTCATTGTGGGACTGTTTGGACTGTGGGCGACGGCGATGTCGCCGATCATCACGCCTTACCAGAGCCGCGAGGCGCTATCGGCCAAGGCGATCCACGCATCGGATAGAAAAACCTCTGAATTCGAACCGGTGGTGATGGACCTCGACCTCCACGGAACCTACGACAACCCCTTCGATCCCACCGATGTTTCGGTGAAAGTCAAGGCGACCGACGCCGAGGGCAAGTCAATGTCTGTCTCAGGCTACTTCGACATGGACTGCGAGCGCCGCGATGAGGCGGGGCATGAAGTTGTGAAGAAGCAGGGCACCGGGCGATGGCGAGCTAAGCTTTCTTTTTTGGCCGAAGGGCGTTACGAGGTTTCGGCTTCGATTCATGACCGGACCGGGACTGCCGAAACGAAGCCGATTGAAATTGAGGTTGAGAAGCCGACAAAGTCGGGCTTCGCTTCGGTTTCCACTGTTGACAAGCGATACTTTGTGACGACGGGCGGTAAGAGCTTCTATCCGCTTGGCGCCAACGTGTGCTGGGGTGGCGACGGAGGGACTTTCAACTTCGACAAATGGATTCCGAAGTATGCGGAGCAGGGGTGCAACTACTTCCGCATTTGGCTGAGCCCGCATTGGACCACGTTTGGCGTCGAGCAACCAGGGCTAGCCAAGGACGGAAAAGGTTTGGGCCAATTTTCGCTGGAAAACCTTTGGAAGATCGACCATGTGCTTGCTCTAGCTCGGAAGTACGACATGAAGGTGAAGCTGTGTATCGACTCGTACAACATGCTTCGCGATAGGGACGGGTATCCGAGCTGGGAGGATGGTGTTTTCAACATTGCGAACGGCGGCGTGCTTCACTCACCGGCCGAGTTTTGGCAAAGCCCAGAGATGGACCGATTCTACGTGCAAAAGCTGCAGTACCTGGTGGCTCGCTATGCCGCCGACCCGACAGTTTTCTCGTGGGAGTTGTGGAATGAGATTGACATCAGCCGCGATATGCCATTGGATTTGGCGAAGGACTGGCACCAGCGGATGGCGCGGGAACTTCATAAGATCGACCCGTACCACCACCTTGTGACGACGAGTTTTGGGAATTCGATGGGAGTTAAGGATATCGACCTGTTGAGCGATATCGACTATATCCAGACCCACAACTACAATTCGCCGGACGTGGTGAGCCAAGTGGCGATTCAGCAATCGAGGAAGGGCAATTGGGGCAAGCCCCATTACGTCGGGGAGATTGGGGCGGATTCGGGCGGACCACGGATCGACGACGACCCGGAGGGGCTTCAGATTCATGATCCGCTTTGGATTTCGGTTTGCATGGGGTCCAGCGGAGCGGCGCAGCCGTGGTGGTGGGACAACCTGATCGAGCCGAAAGATCTGTATCCGCTGTTTGGCTCGGTGGCGAAATTCATCAAGGGGATTGAATGGGACAAGGAGGCGTTCCGCCAAACCCAGCCGAACTTTTATTGGAAGGTACGCCCAAACCCTTTGCCGCGCAAGGACGTGATGATTCAAGGTGGGCCGATGAATTGGGAACCAAGCCCTTACAACAAGCCGCGCGTAGTGCGAATTTCGCCAACGGAGGTTGCGGGACAGATGCCGGTTTCGGCGCTCCTGCATGGGACAGGTAACCACGCGGACTGCCATAACCCGATCACTTTTGCCTGCGACCTCGACCGCGAGACGACCTTCGACGTCATTGTGACCAGCGTTTCCGGCTATGGGGGGGCGAAGCTGAAGATCGACCTAGACGGTTCGACTTACCTCACTCGGGACTTTGCCGATCCGGACGGGAGCGCGAAAGGTGACACTCTGCACCAGTACGACGGTCTGTACACCGTCACGATTCCGGCGGGCAAGCACAATGTGGTGGTGGACAACCAGGGCCAGGATTGGCTGACCGCCAACTATCGCTTCCGGGCATTAAATCCGAATCCGGTTCCGCCGCTGGCGAGTTGGGCGGCGGTTGGAAACGACGTGATTCTTGCCTGGGCTCGGGTTGAGGATCGGACTTGGACGAAGGTCTGCGTTCAGAAGGAGAAGGTCGCGCCCGCGCCGCCATCGATTATGACGCTGGACGGATTGGCGAGCGGGGACTGGAAAGTGACCCTTTGGGACACCTGGAAAGGTGAGCCGATCAGCCAGATTGACACCAAGGTTGGACTGAACGGAAAGCTCAAAGTTGAATTGCCAACGATTGAAACCGATCTGGCGGTGAAAGCTGTCAAGATGAAGTCGTAG
- a CDS encoding GHMP kinase, protein MAVQKIIRSYAPVRICDLGGWTDTWFAEKGAVTNIAVDPGVECIIRVHDEGDQEPITIFAENFGEKFVLGEGKGYSMIEAAVGSMPLPAEVALEISVFSEIPPGASMGTSAAVLVALIGALDLLTPGQMSPFEIARKAHDVEVTTLKRQSGVQDQIASSFGGLNFIEVIGYPVSNVSPVCPSDRLLWELESRLVTFFLGRGHDSSQTHEQVIRACEQGTQDARLQRLREIADEGKNALYAEDITAFGRAMNANLSTQRELHPDLVGQTASELIEIATEFEAIGAKVNGAGGDGGTVTILSTADPVIQRQMVATILTQNPEVRVLPTRLNQTGLRRWVAVAQ, encoded by the coding sequence ATGGCCGTCCAAAAGATCATTCGCTCCTATGCGCCGGTTCGCATCTGCGATCTGGGCGGCTGGACCGACACGTGGTTCGCCGAAAAGGGTGCCGTCACCAATATTGCCGTCGACCCAGGGGTGGAGTGCATCATTCGCGTCCACGACGAGGGCGACCAAGAGCCGATCACGATCTTCGCCGAGAACTTCGGCGAAAAATTCGTTCTCGGTGAAGGAAAGGGATATTCCATGATCGAAGCCGCCGTCGGTTCGATGCCGTTGCCTGCTGAGGTCGCCCTTGAGATTTCGGTGTTCAGCGAGATTCCACCCGGTGCCAGCATGGGCACGTCGGCCGCCGTATTGGTCGCTCTCATCGGTGCTCTAGACCTCCTGACCCCAGGCCAGATGAGCCCATTCGAGATTGCGCGCAAAGCTCACGATGTCGAAGTCACCACCCTCAAACGTCAGTCCGGCGTCCAAGACCAAATTGCCTCCAGCTTCGGCGGTCTGAACTTCATCGAGGTCATCGGCTATCCGGTTTCAAATGTGTCGCCGGTTTGTCCGTCCGATCGCCTTCTTTGGGAGCTCGAATCGCGACTCGTCACCTTCTTCCTGGGACGTGGCCACGATTCAAGCCAAACCCACGAGCAGGTCATCCGAGCCTGCGAGCAGGGAACTCAGGACGCCCGCCTGCAACGGCTTCGCGAGATTGCCGACGAAGGGAAAAATGCCCTTTACGCAGAGGATATCACCGCCTTTGGCAGAGCCATGAATGCCAATCTTTCAACTCAGCGAGAACTTCATCCCGACCTCGTCGGCCAAACCGCCTCCGAACTCATCGAAATTGCAACGGAATTTGAAGCCATTGGGGCCAAAGTCAACGGAGCCGGTGGCGATGGCGGAACCGTGACCATTCTCTCGACTGCCGATCCCGTCATTCAACGACAAATGGTCGCCACCATCCTAACCCAAAATCCCGAGGTTCGCGTCCTCCCAACCAGACTCAATCAAACCGGACTTCGACGTTGGGTTGCCGTTGCTCAGTAA
- a CDS encoding phage tail protein, producing MAEPFLGEIKLVPYNFAPLGWAFCNGQLMAISQNDALFSLIGTTYGGDGQSTFGLPDLRGRVPIHMGTNPIGAVFGTESVTLITTQIPQHAHMLHVSDDAAPLANPSGAFLSRPGSRRLGRGYSATTDSTMLATSVSQTGGNQPHDNMQPYLTLNFVIALEGIYPSRN from the coding sequence ATGGCCGAACCATTTCTTGGAGAAATCAAACTTGTGCCGTACAATTTCGCCCCTCTCGGATGGGCTTTTTGTAACGGTCAACTCATGGCAATTAGTCAAAATGACGCGTTGTTTTCACTCATCGGCACTACCTATGGCGGAGACGGACAAAGCACCTTTGGTTTGCCCGACTTGCGTGGTCGAGTGCCGATTCATATGGGAACCAATCCGATCGGAGCGGTATTTGGCACGGAAAGCGTTACCTTGATAACGACTCAAATCCCCCAGCACGCCCATATGCTGCACGTATCGGATGACGCAGCGCCTCTTGCTAATCCGTCCGGAGCTTTCCTCTCGAGGCCCGGCTCTCGGCGATTGGGACGTGGCTACTCGGCTACCACCGATTCCACAATGCTGGCGACTTCGGTCAGCCAGACTGGCGGCAACCAGCCCCACGACAACATGCAGCCGTACTTGACGCTCAATTTCGTCATTGCTCTGGAGGGCATCTACCCAAGCCGCAACTAG
- a CDS encoding phage tail protein gives MDPFIGEIRPVGFNFAPVGWALCQGQILPIAQNTALFSLLGTTYGGNGTSTFALPNLQGNVAISSGQGPGLSNYSLGQVGGENNVLLQVATMPMHNHPMAAFSASAGAAPTPVGNYPSKENANAYGPTPNATMEMSSVIADGGGQPHNNMQPYLTINYIIALVGIFPSRS, from the coding sequence ATGGATCCATTTATCGGTGAAATCAGGCCCGTCGGCTTCAATTTCGCTCCCGTCGGATGGGCGCTTTGCCAGGGGCAAATCCTTCCCATCGCTCAGAACACCGCCCTTTTCTCGCTGCTAGGAACAACCTACGGAGGCAATGGTACATCAACGTTCGCGTTGCCCAACCTGCAAGGCAACGTCGCCATCAGTTCCGGTCAGGGCCCCGGCCTGTCGAACTATTCTCTAGGCCAGGTCGGCGGCGAGAATAACGTTCTTCTACAGGTGGCCACGATGCCGATGCACAACCACCCGATGGCGGCCTTCTCGGCTTCGGCTGGTGCCGCGCCTACACCCGTTGGTAACTATCCATCGAAGGAAAACGCCAACGCCTACGGCCCCACTCCAAACGCGACCATGGAAATGAGCTCAGTCATTGCCGATGGCGGAGGTCAGCCGCATAACAACATGCAGCCTTATCTCACCATCAATTACATCATTGCCCTTGTCGGCATTTTCCCATCGAGGAGTTAA
- a CDS encoding phage tail protein, translated as MAEPFIGEIRLFGFNFPPKGWAACEGQILPINQNQALFSLLGTTYGGNGTTTFSLPNAKDRCLISFSANFAQGQVGGEVNHTLTLTELPNHTHTIGASDQAASSTTPSGNVYANTGTELLYNSAGPSSSAPVLSPVGGSQPHNNMMPTLAMNYCIALQGIFPSRN; from the coding sequence ATGGCAGAACCATTTATTGGAGAAATTCGACTCTTCGGATTCAACTTCCCACCAAAAGGGTGGGCGGCGTGCGAAGGGCAAATCTTACCCATCAATCAGAACCAAGCATTGTTCTCATTGCTCGGCACCACCTATGGCGGTAACGGTACGACCACGTTCTCGCTGCCAAATGCGAAGGATCGATGCCTTATCTCGTTCAGTGCAAACTTTGCCCAGGGCCAGGTAGGAGGCGAGGTGAACCACACCTTGACCCTTACCGAACTACCGAACCACACTCATACCATCGGTGCGAGTGACCAAGCCGCTAGTTCGACAACGCCGAGCGGGAATGTCTACGCCAACACGGGCACCGAGTTGCTCTACAACTCGGCGGGACCGAGTTCTTCGGCCCCTGTGCTATCGCCCGTCGGCGGAAGTCAGCCTCATAACAATATGATGCCGACCCTCGCGATGAACTACTGCATTGCGCTGCAGGGGATCTTCCCAAGCCGCAACTAA
- a CDS encoding GNAT family N-acetyltransferase, which produces MSPSDIQARPATAEDEAFLRGLFFTIRAPEFKMAGLQGEPLETLLAQQYVAMRTHYGRVYPDAVYEIFEFEGKPIGYQATIDDETLHLIDIALIPEFRSQGIGTDRMKRLQDLAQNSQKPLTLTVEKFNPALHLYERLGFVTYDEKDIYQRMRWTP; this is translated from the coding sequence ATGAGTCCATCGGATATCCAAGCCCGACCGGCCACGGCCGAGGACGAAGCCTTTCTACGAGGTCTGTTCTTCACGATCCGCGCTCCCGAATTCAAGATGGCCGGCCTACAAGGTGAGCCTCTAGAGACCTTACTGGCCCAACAGTACGTGGCGATGAGAACCCACTACGGTCGCGTCTACCCCGATGCCGTTTATGAAATCTTCGAATTCGAAGGTAAGCCCATTGGCTACCAAGCCACCATCGACGACGAAACGCTCCACCTCATCGACATCGCTCTCATACCCGAGTTCCGCAGTCAAGGTATCGGCACCGACCGCATGAAAAGACTCCAAGACCTAGCCCAAAACAGTCAAAAGCCGCTGACGCTCACCGTCGAGAAGTTCAACCCCGCTCTCCACCTCTACGAGCGCCTCGGCTTCGTCACCTACGACGAAAAGGACATCTACCAGCGCATGCGCTGGACGCCCTAA
- a CDS encoding peptidase produces MRRVCGLLLLACFSTAWADTIPTPKDFLGHDVCEDYYLANYSQLTNYWKLLAKKSDRLSVVSIGKTEEGRDQLMCIITDPSNRRHLEDIRKGNERLARARDFKNDDEARDFAKNQKAVVWIDGGLHATETLETQHLIEMAYRLTSQNDPETKRILKDCVILLVHANPDGQDLVSNWYMRKSDPKTRSLAGLPELYEKYCGHDNNRDFYANNIAETRNMNRVLYSEWYPQIVYNHHQSAPSGTIMFCPPFRNPFNYNMDPMVEIATDLVGTHLHQRLIAEGKPGTAMRNSTLYSTWWNGGLRTTTYFHNMVGILTETWGSPNPAPLPFVEKFQIPSTDVPLPVEGGKMWHFRDSLEYEISGNYAILDYASRYRERVLFDFYKAGRNSIDRGSKDTWSRYPSRIAKYGQEALTKPELRDARYYVIPSGQRDFATATKFVEKLMQCGIEVDRLKDFAGPWAKGSFVIRCDQAFRPHILDMFEPQDHPNDFQYPGGPPIPPYDNAGYTLAFQMGVKFDRVPVPARFDTEKVELGHLGNDASVTTGTTQIQVDLTQNDAFTVANRAWKAGLTVKESSTRIRVDGTSNQLNDLLKGIPNLKVSTYPSEGDFQVKRKPRVGLWDRYGGSIESGWTRYVLEKFGFDFTVVYPPDLDFGSLRDQFDVLILPDGAVPRDGGRGGGNNDRLADDDTIPFRYRMRMGGFSETTENRLKEFVEKGGHILCIGDSGLNLADRLKLPVKSALVDKSGKSLANTDFYIPGSILTMKLEPGELTRGLEEHVDVFFDHSPSFKVEGNAKAVGTYDFQEPLRSGWAWGQEHLYRSVGIADVPVGEGRVVLFGPEILFRAQSHGTFKLLMNGIFRAAPTG; encoded by the coding sequence ATGCGACGGGTGTGCGGACTCTTACTCCTTGCTTGCTTCTCAACGGCTTGGGCCGACACGATCCCAACCCCAAAGGACTTCCTGGGCCACGACGTCTGCGAGGACTACTACCTCGCCAACTACTCGCAACTTACCAACTACTGGAAGCTCCTCGCCAAGAAATCCGACCGCCTCTCCGTCGTCTCCATCGGCAAGACCGAAGAAGGCCGCGACCAGCTCATGTGCATCATCACCGACCCGAGCAACCGACGCCACCTGGAAGACATTCGCAAAGGTAATGAGCGCCTCGCCCGCGCACGCGACTTCAAAAACGACGACGAAGCCCGCGACTTCGCCAAAAACCAGAAGGCCGTGGTCTGGATTGACGGCGGACTCCACGCCACCGAGACCCTCGAAACCCAGCACCTCATCGAGATGGCCTATCGCCTGACCAGCCAAAACGATCCCGAAACCAAGCGGATTCTGAAGGACTGCGTCATCCTCCTGGTCCACGCCAACCCCGACGGCCAAGACCTCGTCTCCAACTGGTACATGCGAAAGTCGGACCCCAAGACCCGAAGCCTGGCTGGCCTTCCCGAGCTTTACGAGAAGTACTGCGGCCACGACAACAATCGCGATTTCTACGCCAACAACATCGCCGAAACGCGCAACATGAACCGCGTCCTCTACTCCGAGTGGTATCCCCAAATCGTCTACAACCACCACCAGAGCGCGCCGTCCGGCACCATCATGTTCTGCCCGCCGTTCCGAAATCCGTTCAACTACAACATGGACCCGATGGTCGAAATCGCGACCGACCTCGTAGGCACTCATCTCCACCAGCGACTCATCGCCGAAGGCAAGCCCGGCACCGCCATGCGCAACTCCACGCTGTACTCCACATGGTGGAACGGCGGCCTCCGCACCACCACCTATTTCCACAATATGGTCGGAATCCTCACCGAAACCTGGGGCAGTCCCAATCCCGCACCCCTGCCCTTCGTCGAGAAATTCCAGATTCCCAGCACCGACGTTCCCCTCCCTGTCGAGGGCGGCAAGATGTGGCACTTCCGCGATTCGCTGGAGTACGAAATCTCCGGCAATTACGCCATCCTCGACTACGCCTCCCGCTACCGCGAACGTGTCCTGTTCGACTTCTACAAAGCCGGACGAAACTCCATCGACCGCGGCTCGAAAGACACTTGGTCCCGCTACCCGTCGCGCATCGCCAAGTACGGCCAAGAAGCCCTTACCAAGCCAGAACTTCGCGACGCCCGCTACTACGTCATTCCCAGCGGTCAACGTGACTTTGCCACCGCCACCAAGTTCGTCGAGAAGCTGATGCAGTGCGGCATTGAAGTCGACCGCCTGAAGGATTTCGCCGGGCCGTGGGCCAAAGGCTCTTTCGTCATTCGATGCGACCAGGCGTTTCGGCCCCATATCCTCGATATGTTTGAGCCGCAAGACCACCCGAACGACTTCCAATATCCTGGCGGCCCTCCCATTCCGCCCTACGACAACGCGGGCTACACCCTCGCCTTCCAGATGGGCGTCAAGTTTGACCGAGTTCCGGTTCCCGCCAGGTTCGACACCGAAAAGGTCGAACTTGGGCACCTCGGTAACGACGCTTCCGTCACCACCGGTACAACCCAAATTCAGGTCGATCTCACTCAAAACGACGCGTTCACCGTCGCCAACCGCGCCTGGAAGGCTGGTCTGACCGTCAAGGAGTCCAGCACAAGAATCCGAGTCGACGGAACATCGAACCAACTCAACGATCTGCTGAAAGGTATTCCCAACTTGAAGGTCTCTACCTACCCGTCTGAGGGCGATTTCCAAGTGAAGCGTAAGCCGAGAGTTGGCCTTTGGGATCGCTATGGCGGCTCCATCGAATCCGGTTGGACCCGTTATGTGCTGGAGAAGTTTGGCTTCGACTTCACAGTGGTTTACCCACCGGACCTCGACTTCGGAAGCCTTCGCGACCAATTCGACGTGCTGATCCTCCCCGACGGAGCCGTCCCCCGCGACGGCGGACGTGGCGGCGGCAATAACGACCGCCTAGCCGACGATGACACGATCCCCTTCCGATACCGAATGCGAATGGGAGGCTTCTCCGAGACGACCGAAAATCGGCTAAAGGAATTCGTCGAAAAAGGCGGTCACATTCTCTGTATCGGCGACTCGGGTCTCAACCTCGCCGACCGCTTGAAGCTACCCGTGAAGTCCGCTCTCGTCGACAAAAGCGGCAAGTCCCTCGCCAACACCGACTTCTACATCCCCGGCTCCATCCTCACCATGAAGCTTGAGCCCGGCGAACTCACGCGCGGCCTGGAGGAGCATGTCGACGTCTTCTTCGACCACTCGCCATCCTTCAAAGTTGAAGGCAACGCCAAAGCGGTCGGCACCTACGATTTCCAGGAGCCGCTTCGTTCGGGCTGGGCGTGGGGGCAAGAGCACCTCTACCGCTCCGTCGGCATTGCCGATGTTCCGGTTGGCGAAGGTCGAGTAGTCCTCTTCGGGCCAGAAATCCTGTTCCGGGCGCAGTCGCATGGCACGTTCAAGCTCCTGATGAACGGCATCTTTCGCGCCGCTCCAACCGGATAG
- a CDS encoding aminotransferase class V-fold PLP-dependent enzyme, whose amino-acid sequence MPLSRRDLFVGAFAAAAFKDHTLDLVANVVAKYGSNTDAQDEDFWAQIQEAFTLDRNTANFNNGGCSPSPRIVQETLRRQLEFSNQAPSNYMWRVLEPEIESVRQRLARVFACDPEEMAITRNASESLEILILGLGLQAGDEVLTTIIDYPRMITTIQQRERRDGVKMVQVKVPTPAKTAEDLIAPIRNGITDKTRMMVISQVSFMNGQIFPIREIVKLAKSHGIPVVVDGAHAFVQFEFDNKDLDCDFYGTSLHKWLMAPIGTGFLYVRKNRIPDVWPLMAAGKTQDSDIRKFEEIGTHPAANHNAIGEALTFHEMIGMKRKEARLRYLRHRWTDRLQDFKNVHFYTNLDPKQSCALTTVGIQGVKTGDLAGWLLTKHGIFVTAIVNDFIDGIRVSPNVYSTIEEIDRFADAMVLAATKGIA is encoded by the coding sequence ATGCCGCTCTCTCGTCGCGACCTCTTCGTGGGCGCATTTGCCGCCGCCGCCTTCAAAGATCACACCCTCGATCTCGTCGCCAATGTGGTCGCCAAGTACGGGAGCAACACCGATGCCCAAGACGAGGATTTCTGGGCTCAAATCCAGGAGGCGTTCACCCTCGACCGCAACACCGCCAACTTCAATAACGGTGGTTGTTCGCCTTCGCCTCGCATCGTGCAAGAAACCCTCCGCCGTCAGTTGGAGTTCTCGAACCAGGCCCCCAGCAACTACATGTGGCGTGTGCTGGAGCCGGAAATCGAATCTGTTCGTCAGCGTCTCGCCCGTGTGTTCGCCTGCGATCCCGAAGAGATGGCCATCACTCGCAACGCTAGCGAGTCGCTCGAAATCCTCATCCTCGGCCTGGGACTCCAGGCCGGCGACGAGGTGCTAACAACCATCATCGACTACCCGCGCATGATCACCACCATCCAACAGCGCGAGCGTCGCGACGGCGTCAAAATGGTGCAGGTCAAGGTCCCAACTCCCGCCAAAACCGCCGAGGACCTCATTGCCCCCATCCGAAACGGCATCACCGACAAAACCCGCATGATGGTGATCTCCCAAGTCTCCTTCATGAACGGCCAAATCTTCCCGATCCGCGAGATCGTCAAACTCGCCAAGTCGCACGGAATCCCCGTCGTTGTAGACGGCGCTCACGCATTCGTGCAGTTCGAATTCGACAACAAGGACCTCGATTGCGACTTCTACGGCACGTCGCTTCACAAATGGCTAATGGCACCCATCGGGACCGGCTTCCTATACGTGCGCAAGAACCGCATCCCCGACGTGTGGCCGCTGATGGCCGCCGGCAAAACCCAGGATAGCGACATTCGCAAGTTCGAAGAAATCGGCACCCACCCCGCGGCAAACCATAACGCCATCGGCGAGGCCCTCACATTCCACGAAATGATTGGGATGAAGCGCAAAGAAGCCCGCCTTCGCTACTTGCGACATCGCTGGACCGACCGCCTTCAGGACTTCAAAAACGTCCACTTCTACACCAACCTCGACCCCAAACAGTCCTGCGCGCTGACCACCGTCGGAATCCAAGGTGTGAAAACCGGCGACCTCGCCGGATGGCTCCTCACCAAACACGGCATCTTCGTCACCGCGATCGTCAACGACTTCATCGACGGAATCCGCGTATCCCCCAACGTGTACTCGACCATCGAAGAAATCGACCGCTTCGCCGACGCAATGGTCCTGGCCGCCACAAAAGGAATCGCGTAG